From the genome of Winogradskyella forsetii, one region includes:
- a CDS encoding VOC family protein — protein sequence MNLNQITVSSLDARSAVSFYKKLGLKLIVDALPRYARLECPNGDSTFSIHQVEDLPINNSVTLYFEVENLSKTVSELQQKGITFNTEILEQSWLWNEVYLKDPDGNTIIIYHAGKNRKNPPWRIN from the coding sequence ATGAACTTAAATCAAATAACAGTCTCATCTTTAGATGCTAGAAGTGCTGTAAGCTTTTATAAAAAGCTCGGTTTAAAACTGATTGTTGATGCGCTTCCGAGATATGCGCGGTTGGAATGTCCGAATGGCGATTCCACATTTTCAATACACCAAGTGGAAGATTTACCAATCAACAATAGTGTGACGTTATATTTTGAAGTCGAAAATCTTTCAAAAACAGTTTCGGAACTCCAACAAAAAGGTATTACTTTTAATACCGAAATTTTAGAGCAGTCTTGGTTGTGGAACGAAGTTTATTTAAAGGATCCTGATGGAAATACCATTATCATCTATCATGCAGGAAAAAATCGTAAAAATCCACCTTGGAGAATCAATTGA
- a CDS encoding MFS transporter has product MKNLFKNYLSTFLGLSREVWWLALITFVNRAGTMVIPFLSLYLTDNLNFTFTDVSWIMSAFGLGSVVGTWIGGKLTDTIGYYKVMVRSLLSTGFLFIAMQFLNTFASVCVGIFLVMVVADTFRPAMFVAMSVYSKPENKTRSVTLIRLAINLGFSAGPAVGGLIITTLGYGGLFWVDGITCILATILLIKVLNPRVAKAIDNIMVEHPISVYKDKLFWIFFAAMVLFGIIFLQYFSTLPLYYKDIHHLTELDIGILLGLNGFFIFLLEMPLIKWLEQTKNTKIGLTLLGLLLTMVSFYVLNLTSWIGILAVGMLFMTIGEMIAFPFSNAFAMDRAKKGKQGEYLSMYVMAFSIAHIFGHSAGLRLIDNFGYNNTWYIMVALGFLGILLLLYLKQQLKKEIL; this is encoded by the coding sequence ATGAAAAATTTATTCAAAAATTACCTTAGCACATTTCTTGGGCTTTCAAGAGAAGTATGGTGGCTAGCACTGATCACATTTGTGAATAGAGCTGGCACAATGGTAATTCCGTTTTTATCATTATACCTAACTGACAACTTGAATTTTACCTTTACAGATGTCAGTTGGATTATGAGCGCTTTTGGTTTAGGCTCAGTCGTTGGTACCTGGATTGGTGGGAAACTAACAGATACTATTGGCTACTATAAAGTAATGGTAAGAAGTCTTCTCAGCACAGGATTCCTCTTCATTGCCATGCAATTCTTAAATACGTTTGCGAGTGTTTGTGTTGGTATTTTTTTGGTAATGGTCGTCGCAGACACCTTTAGACCCGCAATGTTTGTCGCCATGAGCGTTTATAGTAAACCAGAAAATAAGACGAGATCCGTGACTTTAATTCGTTTAGCTATTAACTTAGGTTTCTCGGCTGGTCCTGCCGTTGGTGGACTTATTATAACCACTTTGGGTTATGGCGGTTTATTTTGGGTAGATGGTATAACCTGTATCCTTGCCACCATTTTGCTCATCAAAGTTTTAAATCCTAGAGTAGCAAAAGCAATAGATAACATTATGGTAGAACATCCCATATCGGTTTATAAGGATAAATTGTTTTGGATATTTTTTGCCGCAATGGTATTATTCGGAATTATATTTTTACAATATTTTTCTACCTTGCCACTTTATTATAAAGACATCCATCACTTAACAGAGCTGGACATAGGCATTCTCCTTGGGCTTAATGGTTTCTTTATTTTTTTGCTAGAAATGCCATTAATTAAGTGGTTAGAACAAACTAAAAACACTAAAATAGGTCTTACGCTTTTGGGCCTACTTCTCACTATGGTAAGTTTTTACGTTCTCAATTTGACCTCGTGGATTGGCATATTAGCTGTCGGTATGTTATTTATGACTATCGGTGAGATGATCGCTTTTCCCTTTTCCAATGCCTTTGCTATGGATAGAGCAAAGAAAGGAAAACAAGGCGAATACCTGTCTATGTACGTCATGGCGTTTTCTATTGCTCATATTTTTGGACATAGTGCAGGCTTGCGATTAATTGATAATTTTGGTTATAATAATACCTGGTATATTATGGTTGCTCTTGGATTTTTAGGAATTTTGCTTTTGCTGTATTTGAAACAGCAGCTGAAAAAAGAAATATTATGA
- a CDS encoding DUF1684 domain-containing protein — MKNLILLFLMVFSVGCAQEKQRLNGETAWQKEMNADFKDATKSPLKDKDRKKFKGLDFYKFDSTYVVKATLKRTPDAKPFKMKTTTERRPDYIQYGVVTFSLKGNAYELSIYQNLGLLEEEGYEDYLFLPFLDDTNGNGSYPGGRYTEARIPEDDTLIIDFNTAYNPYCAYNAKYSCPIVPRENYIPTEVEAGVKAFKK; from the coding sequence ATGAAGAATTTAATATTACTTTTTTTAATGGTTTTTTCTGTTGGTTGTGCTCAAGAAAAACAACGTTTAAATGGGGAAACCGCATGGCAAAAAGAAATGAATGCAGACTTTAAGGATGCTACCAAGTCGCCGTTAAAAGATAAGGATAGAAAGAAATTCAAGGGTTTGGATTTCTATAAGTTCGATTCTACTTATGTGGTAAAGGCAACGTTAAAAAGGACACCAGATGCAAAACCTTTTAAGATGAAAACAACGACTGAAAGACGACCAGATTACATACAATATGGTGTGGTTACATTTAGTTTAAAAGGCAACGCATACGAACTTAGTATTTATCAAAATTTAGGACTTTTAGAAGAGGAAGGCTATGAGGATTATCTTTTTCTACCATTCTTAGACGATACTAATGGTAATGGAAGTTATCCTGGCGGACGATATACAGAAGCACGTATTCCAGAAGATGATACACTAATAATAGATTTTAATACGGCTTACAATCCATATTGTGCATATAATGCCAAGTATTCTTGTCCGATTGTACCAAGAGAAAATTACATTCCTACAGAAGTTGAAGCTGGAGTGAAGGCGTTTAAAAAATAG
- a CDS encoding GNAT family N-acetyltransferase, translating into MKNPIEIRQATLEDIPEITKIFRDTVTHINSKHYSEKQIKVWASGADDIEKWEERINKLYFIVAEIEQTLVGFAYLKNGNYFDGLFVHKDYQRQGIASKLLRIIESQVMMNDFDVIKSDVSKTALPFFDNKYYEVIKKQKKNFKGLVFENYLVEKTL; encoded by the coding sequence TTGAAAAACCCAATTGAAATAAGGCAAGCAACTTTAGAGGACATTCCCGAAATCACTAAGATTTTTAGGGACACGGTCACGCATATAAATTCCAAGCACTATTCCGAAAAACAGATTAAAGTTTGGGCGTCTGGTGCTGATGATATTGAAAAATGGGAAGAACGTATTAATAAACTTTATTTTATTGTCGCCGAAATTGAACAAACCCTTGTTGGTTTCGCCTACTTAAAAAACGGAAACTATTTTGATGGCCTTTTTGTTCATAAGGATTATCAACGTCAAGGAATTGCTTCAAAACTATTACGCATTATAGAATCGCAAGTGATGATGAATGATTTTGATGTCATCAAATCTGATGTAAGCAAAACGGCCTTACCTTTTTTTGACAATAAATATTACGAAGTCATCAAGAAACAAAAGAAGAATTTCAAAGGTCTTGTTTTTGAAAATTATTTGGTTGAGAAAACACTATAA
- a CDS encoding YpdA family putative bacillithiol disulfide reductase yields the protein METIYKDIIIIGAGPIGIACALECKKRNWDYTIIEKGALTNSLFNYPLNMTFFSTSEKLEIDDIPFISNNPKPTRNEALEYYRRVSTSNNLNINLYEKVLDINKTNNGFNIKSDKANYQSQKVIIATGFYDIPNLLNVLGEDLPKVFHYYKEAHPYTLQHIAVVGASNSSVDAALEIYRKGGNVTMIVRGNAIGERVKYWVKPDILNRIEEGSIKAYFNSEIKEIKATEIIVQTDEGEITIANDYVVALTGYRPNFKFLANAGIEFSKDEKHIPIYNPETMESNIEGLYLAGVICGGMETHKWFIENSRIHAKLIANHIENQKE from the coding sequence ATGGAAACTATTTATAAAGACATCATAATTATTGGAGCCGGACCAATCGGAATTGCCTGCGCCTTGGAATGTAAAAAACGGAATTGGGATTATACCATTATTGAAAAAGGCGCATTGACCAATTCATTGTTCAATTATCCGTTGAACATGACGTTTTTCTCAACGTCTGAAAAATTGGAAATTGATGACATTCCTTTTATCAGCAATAACCCCAAACCCACTCGAAACGAAGCTTTAGAATATTACAGACGCGTTTCTACATCCAATAATTTGAATATTAATCTGTATGAAAAGGTATTGGATATTAACAAAACAAACAACGGATTTAACATTAAATCTGATAAAGCCAACTATCAATCTCAAAAAGTAATCATCGCTACGGGCTTTTATGATATTCCAAATTTATTGAATGTTCTTGGTGAAGATTTACCCAAAGTGTTTCATTATTACAAGGAAGCACATCCTTATACCTTACAGCATATTGCGGTTGTAGGCGCCAGTAATTCGTCCGTGGATGCAGCACTCGAAATCTATAGAAAAGGCGGCAACGTGACCATGATTGTTAGAGGAAACGCTATTGGCGAACGTGTAAAATACTGGGTAAAACCAGACATTTTAAACCGTATTGAAGAAGGCAGCATTAAAGCCTATTTTAATTCAGAAATCAAGGAAATCAAAGCCACAGAAATTATTGTACAAACAGATGAAGGCGAAATTACAATTGCGAACGATTATGTCGTGGCTCTAACGGGTTATAGACCTAATTTTAAATTTTTGGCTAACGCTGGAATTGAATTTTCAAAGGATGAAAAGCACATTCCTATTTACAATCCCGAAACCATGGAATCGAATATTGAAGGACTTTATTTAGCAGGAGTAATTTGTGGTGGCATGGAAACCCATAAATGGTTTATTGAAAACTCTAGAATTCATGCTAAACTCATTGCCAACCATATAGAAAACCAAAAAGAATAG
- the kdsA gene encoding 3-deoxy-8-phosphooctulonate synthase produces the protein MPKLKHTNSNNFFLLCGPCAIEGEDMALRIAEKVIKITDKLEIPYVFKGSFKKANRSRIDSFTGIGNEKALKILRKVSETFDVPTVTDIHEASDAAMAAAYVDVLQIPAFLVRQTDLVVAAAETGKVVNLKKGQFMSPESMKHAVQKVKDAGNEKAWITDRGTMFGYQDMIVDFRGIPTMRQYAPTVLDVTHSLQQPNQSAGVTGGRPDMIETIARAGIVNNVDGLFIETHFDPANAKSDGANMLHLDNLERLLGNLVAIRKTVNSL, from the coding sequence ATCCCAAAATTAAAACACACCAATTCCAATAACTTCTTTTTACTTTGTGGCCCTTGCGCTATAGAAGGCGAAGATATGGCATTACGAATTGCTGAAAAAGTCATAAAAATCACCGATAAACTTGAAATTCCTTATGTATTTAAAGGCAGTTTTAAGAAAGCAAATCGAAGTAGAATTGATAGTTTTACAGGCATTGGAAACGAAAAAGCCTTAAAGATTCTGAGAAAGGTTTCTGAAACTTTTGATGTACCAACCGTAACAGATATTCATGAAGCCTCTGATGCGGCCATGGCGGCAGCATATGTTGATGTGTTACAAATTCCTGCGTTTTTGGTAAGACAAACCGATTTGGTAGTTGCCGCTGCCGAAACCGGAAAAGTGGTTAATTTGAAGAAAGGACAATTTATGAGTCCTGAATCTATGAAACATGCGGTTCAAAAAGTGAAAGATGCTGGCAACGAAAAAGCGTGGATCACCGATCGAGGCACCATGTTCGGTTACCAAGATATGATCGTCGATTTTAGAGGTATTCCTACCATGCGTCAATATGCGCCAACGGTTTTAGATGTGACGCATTCCTTACAACAGCCTAACCAAAGTGCTGGTGTTACTGGTGGACGTCCAGATATGATTGAGACCATTGCCAGAGCAGGAATCGTTAATAATGTCGATGGTTTGTTTATAGAAACCCATTTTGATCCTGCAAATGCCAAAAGTGATGGTGCCAATATGCTACACTTGGATAATTTAGAAAGGTTGTTGGGTAATTTGGTGGCTATTAGAAAAACTGTAAATAGCTTATAA
- a CDS encoding Lrp/AsnC family transcriptional regulator, which yields MNIDNLNWKILKCLQQNARMSNAEIGRQVGITSPAVSERKKKMEDAEIIQGYTTFVSPFEAGYQLKALITLRAFMGMLKPFLEKVKTYDEVVNCYRITGNENIVMEVVLKNQKHLESFIDQLISYGETKTQIVLSHVVKYKEIKPL from the coding sequence ATGAATATCGATAATTTAAATTGGAAGATTTTAAAGTGCCTTCAACAAAATGCACGCATGTCCAATGCAGAAATTGGGCGACAAGTGGGAATAACATCACCAGCGGTTTCTGAGCGCAAAAAAAAAATGGAAGATGCTGAAATTATACAAGGTTATACCACATTTGTTTCGCCTTTTGAAGCTGGTTACCAGCTAAAAGCGTTGATTACCTTACGAGCTTTTATGGGCATGTTAAAACCATTTTTGGAAAAAGTGAAGACCTATGATGAGGTCGTGAACTGTTATCGTATTACAGGTAATGAAAACATAGTGATGGAAGTGGTTTTAAAAAATCAAAAACATTTGGAATCGTTTATCGATCAGCTGATTAGTTATGGAGAAACAAAAACACAGATTGTCTTGTCTCATGTGGTTAAATATAAGGAGATAAAGCCCTTGTAA